The sequence below is a genomic window from Synechococcus sp. PCC 7335.
TTGATTGCGTCTATTTGGCGAACTCTATCTAGTACATACAGCACCAAAAGCTTGCTTGAGGAGTTCTATAGTCAAAGGCAAAGCTAAAATCAGGCCATTTAATAGCTACGGTTGATACATTCTACGGATGGCTAGCAAGTCTGCCCTTCCAAAAAAGGAGCTATAAAGTGTTCAACATGCTTAAGCAAAGCTGACTTGTATGAGACTTGTATGAGTAGTACGTAGCTGCGATTAGCTTTTTATCTGTGTTGTTCTATGTCTTCATCGTTCATTACTTCGAAGCAAAAAGAAAAGCGCTATCACGTTTGTTACTTACCTGAAGTACAACAATGTAGGTGCAACCCTTGTACAATATAGACCCCAGTGACTGTAGGGATAGGTAGACATGACTTCTATTCGAGTAAGCAGTCGCATGCTGCTATATCTTTAGTAGCTCTATACAGGAATCTACTGTGATGTTAGCTCGCTAGAGGTCTACGTATAACCGTGTATACGCTGATACTTTTTACGTACATTGGCTATCTACAGGAGCGTCGTTAGTTGCACCTGTCTAATGCGCTTAGGTTCCTTCATCCAATGAAGAGCAATATAGCGTTCGCCACTTATCTCTACATATTCGTGGATAAGGATAATCGTTGATGCATATGGAGCTAAGCGCATCAGCAATCGCCGAATGTATCCGGCGGTTGCTCACCGTATGATGGCTTGCTATTAGAAGTGATTAGAGTTTTTAGAGCGTCAGAAAATGCTCTAAAGCAGTCACCATTTTAGGTGGCCACCGCCTGACATCTTTGACCCACTTGAGATCTTTATAGCGGGTGTCTAGTCCCACGACAGCCACCCAGTTGCTTTCTGCTTCACCGCGCTGTCCGGTTTCCCATAGAGCGGCTGTCAGTGCGGCGCGCATATCGACAAAGCTAGGATACTTACGCACCAGGCTTTTCATAATCTGTAAAGATTTCTGAACATCACCTGTTTCATAGAGCGCTAGGGCGTAGTTGCCATAGGCCAAAGAAAAGCTAGGCTGCAAAGTAATCGCTGCTTGGTAGTCTGCGATCGCCAGATCCCATTCCCCTAAGCCAGCTTCTGCGTTCCCTCGATTGTTGTAAGCAGCGGGATCGTCAGGATCAATTTGCAAAACCTGATTGTAGTCAGCGATTGCCGCTTCCCATTCCCCCATAGCTTCTCGCAGTGCCCCTCGGTTCAGATAAGGGTCTGGCTCAGTAGGGGCTAGCGTGATCGCTTGGTTGTAATCGGCGATCGCCCCTGCTAAATCGTTGCGGCGTACTCGCACATTGCCGCGATTACTCCATAAGGGCGCAGCTTCAGGTAACTGCTCTATCAGCTCAGACCACTTCTCTTCTGCTAGGTCAAACTCTCCAGCCTGCGTCGCTGCAAAGGCTGCTTCTCTTAGCTCACCAACCTTTTCCCAGTCTAAGCTCACTGTATATGAATTCGTTGCCGACTTTGGTAGAACTGGTCTAGCGATCGTGTTCGCACTATCCTCTGCTAAAACAGGCGCAATAGCCGTTATAGAAAGTAAGATTACACAGAGTCCGATAGCACAGGACCTAACAACACAGCGCAGAACCTTTGAAGCTGCTGTAGGGAAGTGGGGCTGTATTCTCTTTATCATTAGCGTCTTAGACCCGTAGTTTTGAAAAGCTTGGATTCGCGCTCAGTGTTGGAATTCCTAATGTGGATGAGTGTAAACCCTTTTAAGTTAGCTCCTCTGTGTCAATCAAGTTGAGTAGCGGCGCATCAGGTATAAAGAAATGGTTGTGTGGCACTTGATAGCCGAGATGTTTGCAGGCCGCTGATGTGACGACTCGCCCTCTAGGCGTCCGCTGTAAATAGCCGATTTGTAGTAGATATGGCTCGTAGACTTCTTCGATAGTTTGAGGATCTTCCCCAGTAGAAGCAGCCATCGTATCCAGACCGACCGGACCGCCGTTGAAGTTTTCGATCATCAGTGTCAGTAGCCGGCGATCGGTCCAATCGAGTCCACAAGGATCAACGTTGAATAGCTCTAGAGCTTCCGCTGCTGTCTGCTGGTTAATCGGTCCTAACTGTTTGACCTGTACGTAATCGCGCACCCGCTTCAACAAGCGGTTAGCAATTCGCGGTGTGCCTCTAGCGCGCCGGGCAATCTCTTGGGCACCGTCAGCTAGAACCTGAGTCTTGAGCACATCGGCGGTCCGTAGGACAATTTGAGTAAGCTCATCAACTTCATAAAACCTCAAACGTTGGACTAGGCCAAAGCGATCGCGTAAAGGTGAGGCTAATGCGCCGACCCGGGTGGTTGCCCCAACCAGCGTAAATGGCTGTAGTGGAATGCTCCGAGTCCTGGCGCTTTGCCCTTTGCCAATGGTGATATCCAATCTGGCATCTTCCATCGCCGGATATAGAATCTCTTCGGTCACTCGTGAAAGCCGATGGATCTCATCAATAAATAGGACATCGCCTGCCTTCAAGTTCACCAGTAGTCCGGCAATATCTCGCGGACGCTCTAGGGCCGGAGCTGTCGTAATCTTGCAGTCGACTTCCATCTCCTGCGCTAAGATCAGGGCCATTGTAGTTTTACCCAGTCCAGGCGGACCATAGAGCAGCAGATGATCGAGCGGCTCTTGCCGAGATTTAGCTGCTTGAATGGCGATACTTAA
It includes:
- a CDS encoding tetratricopeptide repeat protein, which gives rise to MIKRIQPHFPTAASKVLRCVVRSCAIGLCVILLSITAIAPVLAEDSANTIARPVLPKSATNSYTVSLDWEKVGELREAAFAATQAGEFDLAEEKWSELIEQLPEAAPLWSNRGNVRVRRNDLAGAIADYNQAITLAPTEPDPYLNRGALREAMGEWEAAIADYNQVLQIDPDDPAAYNNRGNAEAGLGEWDLAIADYQAAITLQPSFSLAYGNYALALYETGDVQKSLQIMKSLVRKYPSFVDMRAALTAALWETGQRGEAESNWVAVVGLDTRYKDLKWVKDVRRWPPKMVTALEHFLTL
- the ruvB gene encoding Holliday junction branch migration DNA helicase RuvB — its product is MAIFSSKHSTSEGGRKKRLSIDSKIVSPTQSKQTQPGTASDKSNVPVKTDLLKGEARTTELSRNEEGIRPGAISDYIGQKALKEVLSIAIQAAKSRQEPLDHLLLYGPPGLGKTTMALILAQEMEVDCKITTAPALERPRDIAGLLVNLKAGDVLFIDEIHRLSRVTEEILYPAMEDARLDITIGKGQSARTRSIPLQPFTLVGATTRVGALASPLRDRFGLVQRLRFYEVDELTQIVLRTADVLKTQVLADGAQEIARRARGTPRIANRLLKRVRDYVQVKQLGPINQQTAAEALELFNVDPCGLDWTDRRLLTLMIENFNGGPVGLDTMAASTGEDPQTIEEVYEPYLLQIGYLQRTPRGRVVTSAACKHLGYQVPHNHFFIPDAPLLNLIDTEELT